The following proteins come from a genomic window of Nostoc sp. TCL26-01:
- a CDS encoding MraY family glycosyltransferase, whose protein sequence is MNLYNSLRSLGIADPSGSGWLAVVFTFILAWLVTWRLIPTVRKFALRVGWADQPNARRLNREPLPNAGGLAIYAGVIAALVLASLLRPIELQNVLAQVLTILLGGSILVLVGFIDDQFGLPPSVRLWAQIITALLLVANGISVNVSFGTPIDSILSMLLTVLWVVGITNAINLMDGMDGLAGGISFIAAMSLLGVSAQFPNRAAATLVLAALGGAALGFLRHNFHPSRIIMGDAGAYFFGYVLAATSILGSLQRNTLFALGPTVLFLLLPVLDTTQVFIRRLLAGKNPLSTPGKDHLHHRLLAWGLSQRHAAFTLWSATLVCNLLAMRIQGMTLTVIIATASSIIILLGFTVWQRIRQQS, encoded by the coding sequence ATGAATCTGTACAACTCCCTTAGGTCTCTTGGCATTGCTGACCCTAGCGGCTCCGGCTGGTTGGCAGTAGTATTCACGTTTATCTTGGCTTGGTTAGTAACGTGGCGTTTAATTCCCACGGTACGCAAATTTGCCTTAAGGGTAGGTTGGGCTGATCAACCCAACGCCCGACGACTCAATCGAGAACCTTTGCCCAATGCAGGAGGTTTAGCTATTTATGCGGGGGTGATTGCCGCATTGGTCTTAGCTAGCCTTTTAAGACCCATTGAGCTACAGAACGTCTTAGCTCAAGTACTGACTATTTTACTAGGGGGTTCCATCCTAGTCTTGGTCGGCTTTATAGACGATCAGTTCGGATTACCCCCCTCTGTTCGGTTGTGGGCGCAAATTATCACAGCCTTGTTGCTGGTGGCTAACGGCATTAGTGTGAATGTGAGTTTCGGTACGCCCATTGACTCTATTCTCTCCATGTTGCTCACCGTGCTTTGGGTGGTGGGCATCACTAATGCCATTAACTTGATGGATGGCATGGATGGATTGGCAGGAGGAATTAGTTTTATCGCTGCCATGAGTTTATTGGGAGTTTCTGCCCAGTTTCCTAATCGAGCTGCGGCTACCTTAGTTTTGGCTGCCTTGGGAGGTGCGGCTTTAGGCTTTTTACGTCACAATTTTCACCCCTCCAGAATCATCATGGGTGATGCTGGGGCATACTTTTTTGGTTATGTGTTAGCTGCTACTAGTATTTTAGGTAGCCTACAACGCAATACTCTATTTGCTCTCGGCCCTACAGTTTTATTTTTGCTCTTGCCAGTATTAGATACTACACAAGTATTTATTCGGCGGTTGCTAGCAGGAAAAAACCCCCTCAGCACCCCTGGCAAAGACCACCTACACCACCGCTTACTCGCTTGGGGATTATCTCAACGTCACGCTGCATTTACCTTGTGGTCAGCAACCTTAGTTTGTAATTTGCTGGCAATGAGAATCCAAGGCATGACTTTGACGGTGATTATTGCCACAGCCAGCAGTATTATCATTCTGCTCGGCTTCACTGTCTGGCAAAGAATCCGCCAACAGTCCTGA
- a CDS encoding acyltransferase yields the protein MNNKINATRFNWIDQIKGLAILSIVLFHFFQNYLDRLPIIIVLDRNFAKIGYAAVDIFFVMAGLNTSYALISKFGKDGIEQMNINWKSWLQKRLSRIYPAYLLAVIITCLLYLLFQYSKIKSPINFVLSVIGIAGIRLQEINPGFWFFTAILEAYLITPLIFGVCRRNPQNILFWGTILGVITKVIALDFKLKGNIFSYLFFLQNNFIGSYINQYCLGLYWGFVFAKHKKFRKVDYVVVTIIFSVGFFVYATFSMTQIDIIYMLGFDMLFTPFMFLMIKEILCYLDKVKPLSSVLSFLSLLGIYSYQIYLIHQPLYFVLLPKIIPALHLNPYFRTIIVFAITAIVLIAYVYLFTRLEKYMMKALASVTKKSS from the coding sequence ATGAATAATAAAATTAACGCGACTCGATTTAATTGGATTGATCAGATAAAAGGATTAGCAATTTTATCAATTGTGTTGTTTCATTTTTTCCAAAATTATCTTGATCGGTTACCGATCATTATAGTTTTAGATAGAAATTTTGCTAAAATTGGCTATGCTGCTGTAGATATATTCTTCGTCATGGCAGGGTTAAATACGAGTTATGCTCTAATATCTAAGTTTGGTAAAGACGGTATAGAGCAAATGAATATTAACTGGAAGTCATGGTTACAGAAGCGTTTGTCTAGGATATATCCAGCTTATTTATTAGCAGTAATTATTACTTGTTTATTATATTTATTGTTTCAATATTCAAAAATAAAGTCTCCTATTAATTTTGTTCTGTCTGTGATAGGTATAGCAGGAATCAGGTTACAAGAAATTAATCCTGGATTTTGGTTTTTTACTGCTATTTTAGAAGCTTATTTAATCACACCCTTAATTTTTGGCGTTTGTCGGAGGAATCCTCAAAATATCCTGTTTTGGGGAACTATTTTAGGCGTAATCACTAAAGTCATAGCGTTAGATTTTAAGTTAAAAGGAAATATTTTTAGTTATCTATTCTTTTTGCAAAATAATTTTATCGGCAGTTATATAAATCAGTATTGTCTTGGTCTTTACTGGGGATTTGTTTTTGCTAAACATAAAAAATTTAGGAAGGTAGATTATGTGGTAGTAACAATAATTTTTAGTGTGGGATTTTTTGTTTATGCTACTTTTAGTATGACTCAAATTGATATTATATATATGTTGGGATTTGATATGTTATTTACTCCCTTTATGTTTTTGATGATTAAGGAAATATTATGCTACCTAGATAAGGTCAAGCCATTATCATCTGTGTTGAGTTTTCTATCCTTACTAGGGATATATTCTTATCAAATTTATTTAATTCACCAACCTTTATATTTTGTTTTATTACCGAAAATTATCCCGGCTTTACATTTAAATCCTTATTTCAGGACAATTATTGTCTTCGCCATAACTGCTATTGTCTTGATAGCCTATGTATATTTATTTACGAGACTGGAAAAATATATGATGAAAGCATTGGCATCCGTCACGAAAAAGTCAAGTTAG
- the groL gene encoding chaperonin GroEL (60 kDa chaperone family; promotes refolding of misfolded polypeptides especially under stressful conditions; forms two stacked rings of heptamers to form a barrel-shaped 14mer; ends can be capped by GroES; misfolded proteins enter the barrel where they are refolded when GroES binds) → MAKIISFDEESRRALERGVNALADAVKITLGPKGRNVLLEKKFGTPQIVNDGITVAKEIELEDPLENTGARLIQEVASKTKDVAGDGTTTATVLVQALIKEGLKNVAAGSNPVSLKRGIEKTTEALVEEIARVAKPVEGSAIAQVATVSAGNDEEVGNMIAEAVAKVTKDGVITVEESKSLTTELEVVEGMQIDRGYISPYFVTNNDRLTVEFENARILITDKKINSIQDLVPILEKVARLGQPLLIIAEDVEGDALATLVVNKARGVLSVAAIKAPGFGERRKALLQDIAILTDGQLISEEIGLSLDTASLEALGTARKITIEKDNTTIVSGTTTKPEIEKRIAQIRKQLEETDSEYDQEKLQERIAKLAGGVAVIKVGAATETELKDRKLRIEDALNATKAAVAEGIVPGGGKTLIYLASKVDAVKNHLDEEARIGADIVKRALEAPLRQIADNAGEEGSIIVSKVKENSNFNFGYNAATGAFEDLIAAGIIDPAKVVRSALQNAASIAGLVLTTEAIVVEKPEKKAPPAPDGGMGGMGGMGGMGGMGGMGMF, encoded by the coding sequence ATGGCAAAAATTATTTCATTCGATGAAGAGTCACGGCGGGCTTTAGAACGGGGTGTCAATGCCCTGGCTGATGCTGTGAAAATCACTTTAGGGCCAAAAGGTCGCAACGTTCTGTTAGAAAAAAAATTTGGTACGCCCCAAATTGTCAATGACGGGATTACCGTGGCCAAAGAAATTGAATTAGAAGATCCTTTGGAGAATACTGGGGCTAGACTGATCCAGGAAGTAGCATCTAAAACTAAAGATGTAGCTGGGGATGGTACAACCACGGCTACCGTTTTGGTGCAAGCCTTGATCAAAGAAGGTTTGAAGAACGTCGCTGCTGGTAGTAACCCAGTTAGTTTAAAACGGGGTATTGAGAAAACTACTGAGGCTTTGGTAGAAGAAATTGCCAGAGTTGCCAAGCCAGTCGAAGGCAGTGCGATCGCTCAAGTTGCTACTGTCTCAGCTGGTAACGATGAAGAAGTCGGTAACATGATTGCCGAAGCAGTGGCTAAAGTCACCAAGGACGGTGTAATTACTGTTGAGGAATCAAAATCCCTGACAACGGAACTAGAAGTAGTTGAAGGGATGCAAATTGACAGAGGTTACATTTCCCCCTACTTCGTCACCAACAACGATCGCCTGACGGTGGAATTTGAAAATGCGCGGATTCTGATTACCGATAAGAAAATCAACAGCATCCAAGATTTAGTTCCCATTTTGGAAAAAGTCGCTCGTTTGGGTCAACCTCTGCTGATCATTGCTGAAGATGTAGAAGGAGATGCCCTAGCAACTCTAGTTGTTAACAAAGCGCGGGGTGTACTCTCTGTAGCAGCGATTAAAGCACCGGGATTTGGTGAACGTCGTAAAGCATTGCTGCAAGATATCGCCATTCTTACCGATGGTCAGTTAATTTCCGAAGAAATTGGCTTGAGCTTAGATACAGCCTCCCTGGAAGCCTTGGGAACTGCCCGGAAAATCACAATTGAAAAAGACAACACCACAATTGTTTCTGGAACAACCACCAAGCCAGAAATAGAAAAGCGCATTGCTCAAATCCGTAAACAGTTAGAAGAAACTGATTCCGAATACGATCAGGAAAAATTACAAGAACGCATTGCCAAGTTAGCAGGCGGTGTCGCAGTGATCAAGGTCGGTGCAGCTACTGAAACCGAACTCAAAGACCGCAAACTGCGAATTGAAGACGCACTCAACGCTACCAAGGCGGCTGTGGCTGAAGGTATTGTTCCTGGTGGTGGCAAAACCCTGATTTACTTGGCCTCAAAAGTAGATGCAGTGAAAAATCATCTCGACGAAGAAGCCAGAATCGGTGCTGATATTGTCAAACGGGCGCTAGAAGCTCCTCTACGCCAGATTGCTGACAATGCTGGTGAAGAAGGTTCAATCATTGTTTCTAAGGTTAAAGAGAACAGCAATTTTAACTTCGGTTACAACGCTGCTACGGGAGCATTTGAAGACTTGATTGCTGCTGGTATCATCGACCCCGCAAAAGTTGTACGTTCGGCTTTGCAAAATGCTGCTTCTATTGCTGGTTTGGTTCTCACCACCGAAGCGATTGTGGTAGAGAAACCAGAGAAAAAAGCTCCTCCTGCTCCTGATGGCGGCATGGGTGGCATGGGCGGCATGGGCGGCATGGGCGGCATGGGCGGCATGGGGATGTTCTAA
- the hpsL gene encoding hormogonium polysaccharide biosynthesis protein HpsL, with product MAILKSKTKRSKKSKNQSKSESPTLTLQERLAAKRKANQARKELTSVLTTVIFVSLFVGLLLFLVSGVKTAVPVVLGIVVITLCYKYPRVGLLAFLAYVPFGGTITYYIGNSPILQLAKDAFYFPALIAIWQICRKQNLPLIVPKSIRTPLFILFSLCLLTLVFINGSQQLNPSGIEFLPKAPVEIPLGMGILGLKVLLGYVFLIGCVYHLIKDKKDFLLVTRIQVALILICGVLGIIQYFFLQVGICQGTRNAAGGDLFKATLEARCYFGGALVYSPDEGIIRLPGTFVAPWQWAWFLISSTFFAFASGFSDPSFIWRIISLGSMATVFINAVISGQRIALALVPICFIILLFLTGQIGNLKRFIPIGAGLALVLGIAMVNNPDVVKERTESFTGRWEASPPQEFIIQQFEDTWKGLNSPLGMGLGRATNSARTLGATRLIETYYPKVMYEVGIVGLLGFIAFVTSMTIAGFKAYRSVKNRNLRTYAAAMWVFVLFISYNTYYYPLDVDPVAVYYWFVAGLLFKLPVLDKQEKEELEPKKKGKRFLL from the coding sequence ATGGCAATATTAAAATCAAAAACAAAACGCTCTAAAAAATCTAAAAATCAGTCAAAATCAGAATCTCCTACTCTTACTCTGCAAGAAAGACTAGCCGCAAAGCGCAAAGCTAACCAAGCACGCAAAGAACTGACTAGTGTGCTAACTACTGTGATCTTTGTTAGTCTTTTCGTGGGTCTTTTGCTGTTTTTAGTCAGTGGTGTCAAAACGGCCGTACCTGTTGTTTTGGGGATTGTGGTGATTACCCTTTGCTACAAATATCCTCGTGTCGGTCTTTTAGCATTCCTAGCCTATGTACCCTTTGGTGGTACTATTACCTACTACATTGGCAACAGTCCCATCCTACAATTAGCTAAAGATGCTTTTTACTTTCCAGCTTTAATTGCCATCTGGCAAATTTGTCGTAAACAAAACCTACCTCTTATTGTTCCTAAATCTATTAGAACACCATTATTTATCTTATTTAGCTTATGTTTACTAACGTTGGTATTTATTAATGGCAGTCAGCAATTAAACCCATCAGGTATTGAATTCCTGCCAAAAGCACCTGTAGAAATTCCCTTAGGCATGGGTATTTTGGGATTAAAAGTATTGTTAGGTTATGTGTTTCTGATCGGTTGTGTTTATCATCTAATTAAAGATAAAAAGGATTTTCTTTTAGTCACACGCATACAGGTTGCCTTAATTTTAATCTGTGGTGTCTTGGGAATTATTCAATATTTCTTCTTGCAAGTGGGAATATGTCAAGGTACAAGAAATGCTGCTGGTGGTGACTTATTTAAAGCTACATTGGAAGCCAGATGTTACTTTGGTGGTGCTTTAGTCTACAGTCCAGATGAAGGCATTATCCGTCTACCAGGAACCTTTGTTGCTCCTTGGCAATGGGCATGGTTTTTAATTTCTAGCACTTTTTTTGCCTTTGCTTCGGGATTTTCTGATCCTTCTTTCATTTGGCGGATAATTAGTTTAGGTTCTATGGCAACGGTATTTATTAATGCCGTTATTTCTGGACAAAGAATTGCCTTGGCTCTAGTACCCATTTGCTTTATCATCTTACTATTCCTGACAGGTCAAATTGGTAACCTCAAACGTTTTATTCCCATCGGTGCGGGACTCGCTCTTGTTTTGGGAATTGCTATGGTAAATAACCCTGATGTCGTCAAAGAAAGAACAGAGAGTTTCACTGGGCGTTGGGAAGCTTCACCACCCCAAGAGTTTATTATTCAACAATTTGAAGATACTTGGAAAGGTTTAAATAGCCCATTAGGCATGGGTTTAGGACGAGCTACTAATTCTGCTCGAACTTTGGGTGCAACCAGATTGATCGAAACTTATTACCCCAAAGTGATGTATGAGGTAGGAATTGTCGGATTATTGGGCTTTATCGCTTTTGTAACTAGTATGACAATTGCGGGATTTAAAGCATATCGCTCAGTTAAAAACCGCAACTTACGCACTTATGCAGCTGCTATGTGGGTGTTTGTCTTGTTTATTAGCTACAACACCTATTACTACCCACTTGATGTTGATCCAGTGGCTGTATACTACTGGTTTGTAGCTGGATTGTTATTCAAATTACCAGTGTTAGATAAACAAGAGAAGGAAGAGCTAGAGCCGAAGAAAAAAGGCAAACGCTTTCTACTCTGA
- a CDS encoding heme oxygenase (biliverdin-producing): MSSNLASKLRVGTKKAHTMAENVGFVKCFLKGVVEKSSYRKLVANFYFVYSAMEEEMEKHSQHPIVSKINFPQLNRKHSLEQDLSYYYGANWREQIKLSPAGEAYVQRIREISATEPELLIAHSYTRYLGDLSGGQILKNIAVTAMNLTDGQGTAFYEFADITDEKGFKAKYRQILDEMPIDDATGDRIVDEANAAFGVNMKMFQELEGNLIKAIGVMLYNTLTRKRTRGSTELATAE; encoded by the coding sequence ATGAGCAGCAATTTAGCAAGCAAACTGCGTGTAGGGACAAAAAAAGCTCACACGATGGCAGAAAACGTTGGTTTTGTCAAGTGCTTTTTAAAAGGAGTAGTAGAAAAAAGTTCTTACCGCAAGTTAGTGGCTAACTTTTACTTCGTCTACTCGGCGATGGAAGAGGAAATGGAAAAGCATAGCCAACACCCGATTGTTTCTAAAATTAACTTTCCCCAACTCAATCGTAAGCACAGCTTAGAGCAAGACCTGAGCTATTATTACGGTGCAAACTGGCGCGAACAAATCAAACTATCGCCAGCAGGTGAGGCTTATGTACAACGTATTCGGGAAATATCAGCAACAGAACCAGAATTGTTGATTGCTCATTCTTACACCCGTTATTTAGGTGATTTATCTGGGGGACAAATTCTCAAAAACATTGCGGTGACAGCGATGAATTTGACAGATGGGCAAGGAACTGCATTCTATGAATTTGCAGATATTACAGATGAGAAGGGATTCAAAGCCAAATATCGGCAAATTTTAGATGAGATGCCCATTGATGACGCTACAGGCGATCGCATTGTCGATGAAGCTAACGCCGCCTTTGGTGTGAACATGAAGATGTTCCAAGAATTAGAAGGCAACTTAATCAAAGCGATCGGTGTCATGTTGTACAACACCTTGACCCGCAAACGCACACGGGGCAGTACCGAACTCGCAACGGCTGAGTAA
- the hpsN gene encoding hormogonium polysaccharide biosynthesis glycosyltransferase HpsN: MNNQPLISVIIPTYGREEPLRDSLVDVLNQDYANYEIIVVDQSPTHKPEIQAYLEELAAAEKIKWFRLSWASLPGARNYGVKRSSGEIILFIDDDVKLTPGFLAAHAKNYVQKPEIGAVAGRVFDRMKLGDSGGEVEIEYLPPEAMDPGIAWYHIDLVHTIKPQQVLTARGCNMSFRREIFTKYGLRFDERFRGSAVREESDFCLRLRKTGYKIWYDPEADLIHLGEETGGCHDISMRSLKYQITFYHNHFLMGLKNLTASQALRLYARLFDCHVLGRPPCHKSGSPVKIVTRGVFYTLGFLKALATFIQSAWNDGQIYSQLDQESIVNS; this comes from the coding sequence ATGAATAATCAGCCCTTAATTAGTGTCATTATCCCCACATACGGACGAGAAGAACCGCTAAGAGATAGTCTTGTAGATGTATTAAATCAAGACTATGCAAATTATGAGATTATAGTAGTAGACCAATCTCCAACACATAAACCAGAAATCCAAGCTTATCTGGAAGAACTAGCCGCAGCCGAGAAGATTAAATGGTTTCGTCTCAGTTGGGCGAGTTTACCAGGGGCGCGTAATTATGGTGTAAAACGCTCATCTGGGGAGATAATTTTATTTATTGATGATGATGTTAAATTAACCCCTGGATTTTTAGCAGCCCATGCGAAAAACTATGTGCAGAAGCCAGAGATAGGGGCTGTGGCTGGACGAGTATTTGACAGAATGAAATTGGGTGATTCTGGGGGAGAGGTAGAAATTGAATATCTACCACCAGAAGCGATGGACCCAGGAATTGCTTGGTATCATATTGACTTAGTGCATACGATTAAACCCCAGCAGGTTTTAACCGCCAGGGGTTGTAATATGTCTTTTCGCCGGGAAATTTTCACCAAGTATGGACTGAGATTTGATGAAAGGTTCCGGGGTAGTGCGGTGCGAGAAGAGTCAGACTTTTGTTTACGGTTGCGAAAGACTGGGTATAAGATTTGGTATGACCCGGAGGCAGATTTAATCCATTTAGGAGAAGAAACAGGTGGGTGTCATGATATTAGTATGCGATCGCTCAAATATCAAATCACCTTTTATCACAATCATTTCTTGATGGGGTTGAAAAATCTCACCGCCAGCCAAGCTTTACGCCTATACGCCCGTTTATTTGACTGTCATGTCCTCGGCCGTCCCCCTTGTCATAAAAGTGGTTCTCCCGTCAAAATAGTTACGCGCGGAGTATTCTATACATTGGGTTTTCTTAAAGCTTTGGCTACTTTTATCCAATCAGCTTGGAATGATGGTCAAATTTATAGTCAGTTGGATCAAGAGTCAATAGTTAATAGTTAA
- the glmM gene encoding phosphoglucosamine mutase codes for MVSSITRTQSYIRESACKSDELGNNFAPSLISLPATPLFGTDGIRGKVGELLSAPLALQVGFWAGVVLRSHASHSGPVILGQDSRNSSDMLAMALSAGLTAAGLEVWYLGLCPTPCVAYLTTVSAAIGGVMISASHNPPEDNGIKIFDANGGKLPQTLQKEIERGMRGNLAVTSGVNHCGRHYSRLELIRDYGEALQQPLKPTVNLQGMKIVLDLAWGAAVGLAPAVFREMGAGVICLHDAADGDRINVNCGSTHLEILQAAVKEHNADLGFAFDGDADRVLAVDSTGRPVDGDYILYLWGLHLKQQQQLPDNLIVSTVMANLGFEKAWQKQGGQLIRTAVGDQYVQAEMLKTGGMLGGEQSGHILCRHYGITGDGLLTALHIASLVKQAGVSLAELVDQSFQTYPQLLRNVRVLDRDRRLGWQNCEPVQQAIALAETAMGDNGRILVRASGTEPVIRVMVEAANAELANYWTEELVAQVQQHLAV; via the coding sequence ATGGTTTCGTCGATAACTCGAACTCAAAGCTACATCAGAGAATCTGCCTGTAAATCGGATGAACTAGGAAATAATTTTGCCCCTAGCTTGATATCTTTGCCCGCTACGCCTCTGTTTGGCACAGATGGCATCCGTGGCAAAGTGGGAGAGTTATTGAGTGCGCCTTTGGCTTTGCAAGTAGGTTTTTGGGCGGGTGTGGTTTTACGTAGTCATGCCAGTCATTCGGGGCCAGTTATCCTGGGGCAAGATTCTCGTAATTCCAGTGATATGTTGGCGATGGCTTTGAGTGCAGGGTTAACAGCAGCTGGTTTAGAAGTTTGGTATCTGGGTTTATGTCCTACTCCTTGTGTGGCTTATCTAACTACTGTGAGTGCAGCCATTGGTGGGGTGATGATTTCTGCTAGTCACAATCCCCCGGAAGATAACGGGATTAAAATTTTTGATGCTAATGGTGGCAAGTTACCCCAAACGTTACAGAAAGAAATAGAAAGGGGAATGCGCGGTAATCTTGCCGTTACGAGTGGTGTCAATCATTGTGGCAGGCATTACTCACGTCTGGAATTGATTAGGGACTATGGTGAGGCTTTGCAGCAACCCTTAAAACCGACAGTAAATCTTCAAGGGATGAAGATTGTTTTAGATTTAGCTTGGGGTGCAGCAGTTGGTTTAGCACCAGCAGTATTTCGAGAGATGGGGGCTGGGGTTATATGTTTACATGATGCCGCAGATGGCGATCGCATTAATGTTAACTGCGGTTCCACTCACCTAGAAATTTTGCAAGCTGCTGTCAAAGAACACAATGCTGACTTGGGTTTTGCCTTTGATGGTGATGCTGATCGTGTGTTAGCTGTAGATTCTACTGGTCGTCCTGTAGATGGCGATTATATCCTCTACCTCTGGGGTTTACATCTCAAACAACAGCAACAGCTACCCGATAACTTGATTGTTTCCACAGTCATGGCAAATTTGGGCTTTGAGAAGGCCTGGCAAAAACAAGGGGGGCAGTTAATTCGTACCGCCGTTGGGGATCAATACGTACAGGCGGAAATGCTGAAAACTGGAGGAATGCTGGGTGGTGAACAATCTGGGCATATTCTGTGCCGTCACTATGGCATTACTGGAGATGGGTTGTTAACAGCCTTACACATCGCCAGTTTGGTAAAACAAGCTGGTGTTTCTTTAGCAGAATTGGTAGACCAAAGCTTTCAGACCTATCCTCAATTATTGCGGAACGTGCGAGTTTTAGATCGCGATCGCCGTCTAGGCTGGCAAAATTGTGAACCAGTACAACAAGCGATCGCTCTGGCAGAAACAGCAATGGGTGATAATGGGAGAATCTTAGTCAGGGCTTCTGGTACAGAACCAGTTATTAGAGTCATGGTAGAAGCCGCTAACGCCGAATTGGCTAACTACTGGACAGAGGAACTAGTCGCTCAAGTCCAGCAACACCTAGCAGTTTAA
- the hpsO gene encoding hormogonium polysaccharide biosynthesis glycosyltransferase HpsO: MKILVASHTYIVDLNCEKLRALSQLQPGIEVTVVVPKTWNPGGVQNKIIETHYRDEGAFKIVPVANFSQNHQGLLTFGTDLISLLREFRPQIIQVEQGSRGLAYTQMIVLNQLLGLKAKNIFFTWWNLPYELKLPIALLEKYNLKHSHGIISGNQDGAEILRQRGYQGKIKVMPQLGVDETLFTPQSQPELAAKLGITPDDFVIGFVGRFVPEKGLLTLLQALVNLQDKSWKLLLLGRGVLREELMKIATENNIQDRVILLESVPHHEVANYINLMSTLVLPSETTYKFKTLTSVGWKEQFGHVLIEAMACRVAVIGSDSGEIPYVIGDAGLVFPEGDANALANCLSQLIDNPDLTQQLAENGYQKAMVKYTNKALAKEQFEFYQSLVNSQ, encoded by the coding sequence ATGAAAATCCTCGTTGCCAGTCATACGTATATCGTAGACCTTAACTGCGAAAAATTGCGGGCTTTATCTCAATTACAACCAGGGATTGAGGTGACAGTTGTAGTCCCTAAAACTTGGAATCCTGGTGGTGTGCAAAATAAGATTATTGAAACACATTACAGGGATGAAGGTGCATTTAAAATAGTCCCGGTTGCTAATTTTAGTCAAAATCATCAAGGGCTATTGACTTTTGGGACTGATTTAATATCTTTATTACGAGAGTTTCGTCCCCAAATTATCCAAGTTGAACAAGGTTCTAGGGGGCTTGCATACACTCAAATGATTGTCTTAAACCAGTTATTAGGACTTAAGGCAAAAAATATCTTTTTTACTTGGTGGAATTTACCCTACGAATTAAAATTACCCATTGCCTTATTAGAAAAATATAACCTGAAACACAGTCACGGGATCATTTCCGGGAATCAGGATGGGGCAGAAATTTTAAGACAAAGAGGATATCAAGGTAAGATTAAAGTCATGCCTCAACTGGGTGTAGACGAAACTTTATTTACTCCCCAATCTCAACCGGAGTTAGCAGCTAAGTTAGGTATTACACCAGATGATTTTGTCATTGGATTTGTGGGGCGATTTGTTCCTGAGAAAGGTTTGTTAACACTTTTACAAGCATTAGTGAATTTACAAGATAAATCTTGGAAACTTTTACTTTTAGGTCGTGGTGTTTTACGAGAAGAGTTAATGAAAATTGCCACGGAAAATAATATTCAAGATAGAGTCATTTTACTAGAAAGTGTACCGCATCATGAAGTCGCTAATTATATTAATTTAATGAGTACTTTAGTGCTACCTTCAGAAACGACTTATAAATTTAAAACTTTAACTTCCGTCGGTTGGAAAGAACAATTTGGTCATGTCTTAATCGAAGCAATGGCTTGTCGAGTAGCTGTGATTGGTTCTGATTCTGGTGAAATTCCTTATGTCATTGGTGATGCGGGTTTAGTATTTCCGGAAGGTGATGCTAATGCTTTGGCAAATTGCTTATCACAACTCATAGACAATCCAGATTTAACTCAACAATTGGCAGAAAATGGTTATCAAAAAGCTATGGTTAAATATACCAATAAAGCTTTAGCTAAAGAGCAGTTTGAGTTTTATCAGTCATTGGTCAATAGTCAATAG